The Streptomyces sp. NBC_00670 genome window below encodes:
- a CDS encoding alpha/beta hydrolase family protein — protein sequence MPNTADLRETAPPPTPVISLRPVLLPAPGRGDDLQVRVSAPASGGDLPIVVFSHGFGGSMNEYGPLVDYWAASGFAVVQPTHLDSRTLALPPEDPRTPRIWRHRIEDLVRVLDHLPLLEAAVPGLAGRLDHGRIAVAGHSWGAQSVSTLLGARVLDDEGVPGEDMTDSRVTAGVLLALTGLGDSLTPFAAENFSFMKPSFDGMTAPALIVAGDNDQSLLSTRGPDWFTDPYFYSPAPKSLLTLSGAEHSLGGIYGQEVTSTTDESPARVALIQRLTTAFLRDALVPGDTGWQAAAAALEEGRDPLGKLQSK from the coding sequence ATGCCGAACACGGCCGACCTGCGGGAGACCGCTCCCCCGCCCACCCCGGTGATCTCCCTGCGCCCGGTCCTCCTGCCCGCCCCGGGACGCGGCGACGACCTCCAGGTCCGCGTCTCCGCCCCCGCGAGCGGCGGTGACTTGCCGATCGTCGTCTTCTCGCACGGCTTCGGCGGATCGATGAACGAGTACGGTCCGCTGGTGGACTACTGGGCCGCCTCCGGTTTCGCGGTCGTCCAGCCCACCCACCTCGATTCCCGGACGCTCGCCCTTCCCCCCGAGGACCCCCGCACACCGCGCATCTGGCGTCACCGCATCGAGGATCTGGTCCGTGTGCTGGACCACCTCCCCCTGCTGGAAGCCGCGGTGCCGGGCCTCGCCGGGCGGCTCGACCACGGCAGGATCGCCGTGGCCGGCCACTCCTGGGGCGCACAGTCGGTGAGCACCCTGCTGGGTGCGCGCGTGCTGGACGACGAGGGCGTGCCCGGCGAGGACATGACCGACAGCCGGGTCACGGCTGGCGTCCTGCTCGCGCTGACCGGCCTCGGGGACAGCCTGACGCCGTTCGCCGCCGAGAACTTCTCCTTCATGAAGCCCTCGTTCGACGGGATGACCGCGCCGGCCCTCATCGTCGCCGGGGACAACGACCAGTCCCTCCTCTCGACCCGCGGTCCGGACTGGTTCACCGACCCCTACTTCTACAGCCCGGCCCCGAAGAGTCTGCTCACGCTGTCCGGGGCGGAGCACTCGCTCGGCGGCATCTACGGCCAGGAGGTGACGTCGACAACGGACGAGAGCCCCGCGCGTGTCGCGCTGATCCAACGGCTCACGACGGCCTTCCTGCGCGACGCCCTCGTTCCGGGCGACACCGGCTGGCAGGCGGCGGCCGCCGCTCTGGAGGAGGGGCGCGACCCACTGGGGAAGTTGCAGAGCAAGTAG
- a CDS encoding helix-turn-helix domain-containing protein, producing the protein MTQDTDGDLDSLVRKRIRALRMAQGWSLEELAARARLSQSTLSRIETGRRRLALDQLVTLARALDTSLDQLVETAADDVVSHPAIDAARGQQSWPLKAQPGVTVVRQRMTNPPPGNPSRMRAHPGHEWLVVLSGTATLLLGNRRLRIETNQAAEFPTMLPHAIGAEGGPCEILGIFDRDARRGHQRGEDTGRPARPSS; encoded by the coding sequence ATGACGCAAGACACTGACGGCGATCTGGACAGTCTGGTGCGCAAGCGCATCCGTGCCCTGCGGATGGCGCAGGGGTGGTCCCTGGAGGAACTGGCCGCCCGGGCCAGGCTCAGCCAGTCCACGCTCAGCCGGATCGAGACCGGACGGCGGCGGCTGGCCCTGGACCAGCTCGTCACCCTCGCCCGCGCGCTGGACACCTCCCTCGACCAGCTGGTCGAGACCGCCGCCGACGACGTCGTCTCCCACCCGGCGATCGACGCGGCCCGCGGGCAGCAGAGCTGGCCGCTCAAGGCGCAGCCCGGCGTGACCGTCGTACGGCAGCGCATGACCAACCCGCCGCCCGGCAACCCCTCCCGGATGCGGGCCCACCCGGGCCACGAATGGCTCGTCGTGCTGTCCGGCACCGCGACCCTGCTGCTGGGCAACCGGCGGCTGCGGATCGAGACCAACCAGGCGGCGGAGTTCCCCACGATGCTGCCGCACGCGATCGGGGCGGAGGGCGGACCGTGCGAGATCCTGGGCATCTTCGACCGCGATGCCCGCCGCGGCCACCAGCGCGGCGAGGACACCGGCCGGCCCGCGCGCCCGTCGTCCTGA